In Opitutus sp., one genomic interval encodes:
- the efp gene encoding elongation factor P: protein MPAANDIRKGQVIKFNGEPHLVMETMHRTPGNLRAFVQVKMRNLRYGKALDQRFASTDTIEVLPTEKKTLEFSYVDRGTYAFMDPESFETIELPETLIGESKNYLTANGKVDVLFVDEKPLTIELPSSVNLKVTESSDGIKGDTASNVQKPATLETGLVVNVPLFIKEGEIIRISTADGTYMGRA from the coding sequence ATGCCCGCAGCCAACGACATTCGCAAAGGACAAGTTATCAAGTTCAACGGTGAACCCCATCTGGTGATGGAAACGATGCACCGTACGCCGGGCAACCTGCGCGCCTTCGTTCAGGTCAAAATGCGCAATTTGCGCTACGGCAAGGCGCTCGACCAGCGCTTCGCCTCCACCGACACCATCGAAGTGTTGCCCACCGAGAAGAAGACCCTCGAGTTCAGCTACGTCGACCGCGGCACCTACGCGTTCATGGATCCGGAGTCCTTCGAAACGATCGAACTGCCCGAGACCCTCATCGGCGAATCGAAAAACTATCTCACCGCCAACGGCAAAGTGGACGTGCTGTTTGTCGACGAGAAACCCCTCACCATTGAACTGCCCTCCTCGGTTAACTTGAAAGTCACCGAGAGTTCCGATGGCATCAAGGGCGACACCGCCTCCAACGTGCAAAAGCCCGCCACCCTCGAAACCGGCCTGGTGGTCAACGTGCCGCTCTTCATCAAGGAAGGCGAAATCATCCGCATCAGCACTGCCGACGGCACCTATATGGGCCGCGCCTGA
- a CDS encoding DUF971 domain-containing protein, which translates to MQTPANIQLIGNEVAILWADQTESYYPMESLRAASPSAQNIGERDILGNKYGGDGPKHFPGVTVTGWEQVGNYALRFDFSDGHRTGLYSYDYLLKLAKRHR; encoded by the coding sequence GTGCAAACTCCCGCCAACATCCAACTCATCGGCAACGAGGTCGCCATTCTGTGGGCCGACCAAACGGAGTCCTATTATCCAATGGAATCCCTGCGTGCGGCCTCGCCTAGCGCGCAGAACATCGGCGAACGCGATATCCTCGGTAACAAGTACGGTGGCGATGGCCCGAAGCACTTCCCGGGCGTCACCGTCACGGGGTGGGAACAGGTGGGCAATTATGCCCTCCGCTTCGATTTCAGCGACGGCCACCGCACCGGCCTCTACAGCTACGACTACCTGCTGAAACTGGCCAAACGACATCGATAG
- a CDS encoding Dabb family protein — translation MFVHTVIFYLRPDLSEAQKQEFRSEGLESLRQIKAVQQLHVGAPAAIPPRPVVDLSFSFAITALFADVAGHNAYQFDPLHLAFLARFKGYWTRVQIYDAE, via the coding sequence ATGTTCGTCCACACGGTTATTTTTTACCTGCGCCCGGATCTCTCCGAAGCGCAAAAACAGGAGTTTCGCAGCGAAGGCCTGGAGTCGCTCCGGCAGATCAAAGCGGTGCAGCAACTTCACGTGGGTGCGCCCGCCGCCATTCCGCCTCGGCCGGTTGTTGATCTGAGTTTCAGCTTCGCGATCACCGCGCTTTTTGCCGATGTAGCGGGCCACAACGCCTATCAATTCGATCCCTTGCACTTGGCCTTTTTGGCCCGTTTCAAGGGTTACTGGACGCGGGTTCAGATCTACGACGCGGAGTAA
- a CDS encoding low molecular weight protein arginine phosphatase, with protein MATPGTIVTVCTANICRSPMAEALLRHALSAQPEPLKSWKVVSAGVAARSGEPVSTNSVTALKKVGMDIKNHQSQPLTRELINEAVAILCMTESHRAMIQVTMDPVPKNVYLFREFMPRSADKEIGDPYGGNLAEYEACRDEMVEAIPSLVEFLKGLDAKQK; from the coding sequence ATGGCCACCCCCGGAACCATCGTCACCGTTTGCACTGCCAACATCTGCCGCAGCCCGATGGCCGAGGCGCTCTTGCGCCACGCGCTCAGCGCCCAGCCCGAGCCGCTTAAATCGTGGAAAGTGGTCTCCGCAGGCGTAGCGGCCCGCTCCGGCGAGCCCGTCTCCACCAACTCCGTGACCGCACTGAAAAAAGTGGGCATGGACATCAAAAACCACCAGAGCCAGCCGCTCACCCGCGAGTTGATCAACGAGGCCGTGGCGATCCTTTGCATGACCGAAAGCCACCGGGCGATGATCCAAGTCACCATGGATCCAGTACCGAAGAACGTGTATCTTTTCCGCGAATTCATGCCGCGCTCCGCCGACAAGGAAATCGGCGATCCGTACGGCGGTAATTTGGCCGAGTACGAAGCCTGTCGCGATGAGATGGTGGAAGCGATCCCCTCGCTGGTCGAGTTCCTCAAGGGACTCGACGCCAAACAAAAGTAG
- the pgsA gene encoding CDP-diacylglycerol--glycerol-3-phosphate 3-phosphatidyltransferase translates to MNLPNIITLSRIPMMFLVVWLMNQSWSWAATLTFWLFIAAAIGDWVDGYIARKRNLISIFGKFMDALTDKIFVLGIMIAFVEQGAVPIYWVLIVLCREFLISGMRMMAAAKGVVVSAERGGKTKTLTQLIAVGFLLFVPMLENDIAPRLAFDFSAYSEVIHNVGLGLFVLGVYFTVRSGWDYIVKYRAVIFDERT, encoded by the coding sequence ATGAATTTACCTAACATCATCACCCTTTCGCGCATTCCGATGATGTTTTTGGTGGTCTGGCTGATGAACCAGTCGTGGAGTTGGGCCGCCACGCTGACCTTCTGGTTGTTCATCGCCGCTGCGATCGGCGACTGGGTGGACGGCTATATCGCCCGCAAGCGCAACCTGATCTCAATCTTCGGCAAGTTCATGGATGCGCTCACGGACAAGATTTTTGTCCTCGGCATCATGATCGCCTTCGTCGAACAGGGCGCGGTGCCGATTTACTGGGTGCTGATCGTGCTGTGCCGCGAGTTTTTGATTTCAGGGATGCGGATGATGGCCGCCGCCAAGGGCGTGGTGGTCTCCGCCGAGCGTGGTGGGAAAACCAAGACCCTCACCCAGCTCATCGCGGTGGGTTTTCTGTTGTTCGTACCGATGTTGGAAAACGACATCGCTCCCCGGCTGGCGTTCGATTTTTCGGCCTATTCCGAGGTGATTCACAATGTGGGGCTCGGGCTGTTTGTGCTGGGGGTTTATTTCACGGTGCGCTCGGGCTGGGACTATATCGTGAAGTACCGCGCGGTGATTTTTGACGAGCGGACATGA
- the lpxA gene encoding acyl-ACP--UDP-N-acetylglucosamine O-acyltransferase yields MSSKIHPSAIIESSAELGADVEIGPFAYVGAGVRLGAGTRLHHHASVEGNTVLGEACEIFPYANIGGKTQDLKHKGGNPGVRIGARNVFREYFTVHAATNDGDFTTVGNDNTFLAYGHIAHDCVLGSHIVASNGMMLAGHVVIEDHVVIGGYGGVHQFCRIGAHAMLSATAKLVQDLPPFFIADGTPAVARAFNKVGLERRGYSAEQLERVKQIYRVLYRDGLNRSQALEKLRGHANAETAEFKLLLEFAAKSERGIVPGAA; encoded by the coding sequence ATGTCGTCGAAAATCCATCCCTCCGCCATCATTGAGTCATCAGCCGAACTCGGCGCCGATGTCGAGATCGGCCCCTTCGCTTACGTCGGGGCTGGTGTGCGGCTTGGTGCGGGCACCCGGTTGCACCACCACGCCTCGGTCGAGGGCAACACCGTTCTAGGCGAAGCGTGTGAGATTTTCCCCTACGCCAACATAGGCGGTAAAACGCAGGACTTGAAACACAAGGGTGGCAACCCCGGCGTGCGCATCGGCGCGCGTAACGTGTTTCGCGAATACTTCACTGTCCACGCCGCCACCAACGACGGCGACTTCACCACGGTGGGAAACGATAACACCTTCCTCGCCTACGGGCACATCGCTCACGATTGCGTGCTTGGCAGTCACATCGTGGCGAGTAACGGCATGATGCTGGCCGGTCATGTGGTGATCGAGGATCATGTGGTGATCGGCGGCTATGGCGGCGTGCACCAGTTCTGCCGTATCGGCGCGCATGCCATGCTTTCGGCCACGGCTAAGCTGGTGCAGGATCTGCCGCCTTTTTTCATCGCCGACGGTACGCCGGCGGTGGCGCGAGCCTTCAACAAGGTCGGGCTTGAGCGCCGTGGCTACTCGGCGGAACAACTCGAACGCGTGAAGCAAATCTACCGCGTGTTGTACCGCGATGGACTCAACCGCAGCCAGGCTCTGGAGAAGCTTCGCGGGCACGCCAACGCCGAGACTGCCGAGTTTAAGCTGCTGCTGGAGTTCGCAGCCAAGAGCGAACGCGGCATCGTCCCGGGTGCCGCCTGA
- a CDS encoding phosphate ABC transporter substrate-binding protein, translating to MFIKKASCVRSLVLLSSVVLTTTHSWAAFTARGSDSTIEVVKALAASYKTKAGVDIQVEGGGSGAGAKALIAGEVQLAFLSRGLDAKEKDGGLQGAAYASDAVVVIVHKTNPVADFTIADLKDYFTGTKTEWAGGLPVVLYNRNADSGTREIFQEKVLGKGVAFAATAAIKHDGVLLSAVAKLPGSLAYDGFGHADPKLVKLLSVSGIAPTPETIRGGTYPLTRTPTLATKGEATGEAKGFIDYVLSAEGQAVVTSHGLLAVK from the coding sequence ATGTTCATTAAAAAAGCTTCCTGTGTCCGTTCTCTTGTTCTCCTGAGTTCTGTTGTGTTAACAACGACCCATAGTTGGGCCGCCTTCACAGCGCGCGGCTCCGATAGCACCATCGAGGTCGTCAAAGCCTTGGCGGCGTCCTATAAAACCAAAGCTGGGGTGGATATCCAGGTAGAGGGCGGCGGTTCGGGTGCTGGTGCCAAGGCCTTGATCGCGGGCGAAGTCCAGTTGGCGTTTTTGAGCCGCGGGCTCGATGCGAAGGAAAAAGACGGCGGTCTGCAGGGCGCCGCGTATGCCTCGGATGCCGTCGTGGTGATTGTTCACAAAACCAACCCGGTCGCGGATTTCACGATCGCTGACTTGAAGGACTATTTCACCGGCACCAAAACAGAATGGGCCGGCGGCCTTCCGGTGGTGCTTTACAACCGCAATGCGGACTCGGGCACGCGGGAGATTTTTCAGGAAAAAGTCCTCGGCAAGGGCGTTGCTTTTGCGGCGACGGCGGCAATCAAACACGATGGGGTGTTGTTGAGCGCGGTCGCCAAGCTGCCCGGCTCGCTGGCCTATGATGGTTTCGGTCACGCCGACCCAAAACTTGTCAAGCTATTGAGCGTCAGTGGGATCGCGCCAACGCCCGAGACCATACGCGGTGGGACTTACCCGTTGACGCGTACGCCCACGCTAGCGACCAAGGGTGAGGCGACGGGTGAGGCCAAGGGCTTCATCGACTATGTGTTGAGTGCCGAGGGACAAGCGGTGGTGACCTCCCATGGCCTATTGGCTGTGAAATAA
- the hisI gene encoding phosphoribosyl-AMP cyclohydrolase has protein sequence MALPARTTSSEIELGAVLQPKFGSDGLIPCITQDISTGQVLMFAFMNAESFAHTLTTKKATYWSRSRNKLWCKGEESGNVQWVKELYTDCDQDVVLIKVEQSGSANASCHNGYKSCFYRKLDCLDAAAAGTSFKLTFNSEPLFDPAVVYKKK, from the coding sequence ATGGCACTTCCAGCCCGCACCACCTCCTCCGAGATCGAACTCGGCGCCGTCCTGCAGCCTAAATTCGGTTCCGACGGACTCATTCCCTGCATCACCCAAGATATCAGCACAGGCCAGGTGCTGATGTTCGCCTTCATGAACGCCGAGTCGTTCGCACACACGCTCACGACCAAAAAAGCCACCTACTGGAGCCGCTCCCGCAACAAGCTTTGGTGCAAAGGCGAGGAGTCCGGCAACGTTCAGTGGGTTAAAGAGCTCTACACCGACTGCGACCAGGACGTGGTCTTGATCAAAGTTGAACAAAGCGGTTCGGCCAACGCGTCCTGCCACAACGGTTACAAGAGCTGCTTTTACCGTAAGCTCGACTGCCTCGATGCAGCGGCCGCCGGCACCAGCTTCAAACTCACGTTCAACTCCGAGCCGCTCTTTGATCCGGCGGTGGTCTACAAAAAGAAGTGA
- a CDS encoding efflux RND transporter periplasmic adaptor subunit — MAKSRSLKIWLTLIAVAAIAGGAYYYLQGRSGPKPEFATAKISRSEIIQSVTATGTLQPVTTVEISSQISGLIQEVKVDYNSKVKQGDLLARIDPATYQVRLSSAKAELANTRANYQLVKLNTERTRALRAQDLVSQQELDQAEAQLTQAEAQLQIRQSSVQTTEVDLARCNLYAPIDGLILDRVAEVGKTVAASLNAPRLFTLAADLTQMQIEAAVSEGDIGTVEVGQSVNFTVDAYPNRQFHGQVSQIRNAPINVQSVVSYIAIIQVKNDDLLLKPGMTANVSIIIARKEDTLRIANSALRVRIPEQLLPDTPAAAPEPSKTTQPASRDQIRQLMTEAGAGSNSRRMAPEVRGRLIQLAKERGLELPARLLRNSDDTESNGPVTRTVYKLGGTSAAPEVIPVVIKVGITDGSATEVIAGLEEGDAVITSAYLPASGNGAANPFGGSSQRR; from the coding sequence ATGGCCAAATCCCGTTCACTCAAAATCTGGCTCACCCTCATCGCCGTCGCCGCCATCGCCGGTGGCGCGTACTACTACCTACAGGGGCGCTCCGGCCCGAAACCCGAGTTCGCCACCGCCAAGATCAGCCGCAGCGAGATCATCCAATCGGTCACCGCCACCGGCACCCTCCAGCCCGTCACCACCGTCGAAATCAGTTCGCAGATTTCCGGCCTGATCCAAGAGGTAAAGGTGGATTACAACTCTAAGGTGAAACAGGGCGACCTGCTCGCCCGCATCGACCCCGCCACCTACCAGGTGCGCCTGAGCTCCGCCAAGGCCGAGCTGGCCAACACCCGCGCCAACTACCAACTGGTCAAACTCAACACCGAGCGCACCCGCGCCTTGCGAGCCCAGGATCTCGTCTCGCAACAGGAACTCGACCAAGCCGAAGCCCAGCTCACCCAGGCCGAAGCCCAGTTGCAAATCCGCCAGTCCTCCGTGCAAACTACCGAAGTCGACTTGGCCCGCTGCAATCTTTACGCCCCGATCGACGGCCTCATTTTGGACCGCGTCGCAGAGGTCGGAAAAACCGTCGCCGCCAGCCTCAACGCGCCGCGCCTCTTCACCCTCGCCGCCGACCTCACCCAGATGCAAATCGAGGCCGCCGTGTCCGAGGGCGACATCGGTACGGTCGAGGTGGGGCAAAGCGTCAACTTCACCGTAGATGCCTACCCCAACCGCCAATTTCACGGTCAGGTTTCCCAGATCCGCAACGCGCCCATCAACGTGCAAAGCGTGGTCAGTTACATCGCGATCATTCAGGTCAAAAACGACGACCTGCTGCTCAAGCCGGGCATGACCGCCAACGTCTCGATCATCATTGCGCGCAAGGAAGACACCCTGCGCATCGCCAACAGCGCGCTGCGCGTGCGCATCCCTGAACAGCTCCTGCCCGACACCCCGGCGGCGGCGCCCGAACCAAGCAAAACCACCCAGCCCGCCTCCCGCGACCAGATCCGCCAGCTCATGACCGAGGCGGGCGCCGGCAGCAACTCGCGCCGCATGGCCCCCGAGGTGCGCGGCCGCCTGATCCAGTTGGCCAAAGAGCGCGGCCTGGAGCTGCCCGCCCGCCTGCTGCGCAACAGCGATGACACCGAGTCCAACGGCCCGGTCACGCGCACCGTGTACAAGCTCGGCGGCACCTCCGCCGCCCCTGAAGTGATTCCCGTGGTCATCAAAGTCGGCATCACCGACGGCAGCGCCACCGAGGTGATCGCGGGCTTGGAGGAGGGCGACGCGGTCATCACCAGCGCCTACCTGCCGGCCTCCGGCAACGGCGCGGCCAACCCCTTCGGCGGCTCCTCCCAACGGCGTTAA
- a CDS encoding bifunctional UDP-3-O-[3-hydroxymyristoyl] N-acetylglucosamine deacetylase/3-hydroxyacyl-ACP dehydratase — protein MKQRTLARAVSVQGNGLHTGNPVTLTLKPAPVGHGIVFKRMDLSGQPEIKPRIDLIGDLVRNTTVQDGHTKIHLVEHVLSALSGCGVDNVLVEIDSSEPPIMDGSAKPFVNLILEGEPVEQDKDREYFVLEEAVSVTRGNSSVIALPCDEFKITCTSADDRGIHTQHLTLTIDPDVYLTQLAASRTFVVYEDIEELLKLGKIKGGSLDCAVVIKGDKILSKEGLRFKDEFVRHKILDIIGDIVLLGMPLKAHIIATRPGHAINAELTKLLFAKLEEKRKGPKKKPRPSKVLPSETELDIRRILDTLPHRYPFVMIDRVVEFIGEDELVAIKNVTINEPFFQGHFPGNPVMPGVLQLESMAQAAGILMLRRGSSEGKTSLFMSADRVKFRKPVRPGDQIIINAKLTKSRGAKLAQAECNCTVNGTVVSSAELMFAIIDSSEVD, from the coding sequence ATGAAACAACGCACGCTCGCGCGCGCCGTGTCCGTCCAAGGCAATGGACTGCACACCGGCAACCCCGTCACCCTGACCCTGAAGCCCGCCCCTGTGGGCCATGGCATCGTGTTTAAGCGCATGGACCTCAGTGGTCAGCCTGAGATCAAACCCCGTATCGATCTCATCGGCGATCTCGTCCGCAACACCACCGTTCAGGATGGTCACACCAAAATCCACCTCGTCGAGCACGTGCTGAGCGCTCTGAGCGGTTGCGGCGTGGATAATGTGCTCGTTGAAATCGATTCATCCGAACCCCCGATCATGGATGGCTCGGCCAAGCCTTTTGTTAATCTCATCCTCGAGGGCGAACCAGTTGAGCAGGACAAGGACCGCGAGTATTTCGTTTTGGAGGAGGCTGTATCGGTCACTCGGGGCAACTCCTCGGTCATCGCGCTGCCTTGCGATGAGTTCAAGATCACCTGCACTTCGGCCGATGATCGGGGGATCCACACGCAGCATCTCACGCTCACGATCGACCCCGATGTTTACCTGACCCAGTTGGCAGCTTCGCGTACCTTCGTCGTTTACGAGGACATCGAGGAACTGCTTAAGTTGGGTAAGATCAAGGGTGGTTCACTGGACTGCGCCGTGGTCATCAAGGGCGACAAAATTCTCTCCAAGGAGGGCCTGCGTTTTAAGGACGAGTTCGTGCGTCACAAGATTCTCGATATCATCGGCGACATCGTGCTGCTGGGCATGCCGCTCAAGGCGCACATCATCGCCACGCGCCCCGGCCACGCCATCAACGCGGAACTCACCAAGCTGCTCTTCGCCAAGCTCGAAGAGAAGCGCAAGGGCCCCAAGAAAAAGCCGCGCCCGTCCAAGGTGCTGCCCTCCGAGACTGAGCTCGATATCCGCCGCATCCTCGACACGTTGCCGCACCGTTATCCGTTTGTGATGATCGACCGCGTGGTCGAGTTCATCGGTGAGGACGAGCTAGTCGCGATCAAGAACGTGACCATCAATGAGCCGTTCTTCCAGGGCCACTTTCCCGGCAATCCGGTGATGCCCGGCGTGCTGCAACTGGAGTCCATGGCGCAGGCCGCCGGCATCCTCATGCTTCGCCGTGGTAGTAGTGAGGGAAAGACCTCGTTGTTCATGAGCGCCGACCGGGTGAAATTCCGTAAACCGGTGCGTCCTGGCGACCAGATCATCATCAACGCCAAGCTGACCAAGTCGCGCGGCGCTAAACTCGCCCAAGCTGAGTGCAACTGCACCGTTAACGGTACGGTCGTTTCCTCGGCTGAGCTGATGTTCGCCATCATCGATTCCAGCGAGGTGGATTAA
- the coaD gene encoding pantetheine-phosphate adenylyltransferase, translating into MRHCIYPGTFDPLTNGHLDVLDRATRLFDRITVAIARNPGKGPLFTPEQRLELVQANIAQYPHVTAVLFDGLLVEFAIAQKADALIRGLRALSDFEFEFNMALMNRHLQPKIETIFVMPHEQYSYTSSSLVKQVARYGGDIAHFVPANVAAALATAFPLPA; encoded by the coding sequence ATGCGTCACTGCATTTATCCCGGCACCTTCGATCCCCTGACCAACGGCCACCTCGACGTGCTCGACCGCGCGACCCGGCTGTTTGACCGCATCACCGTCGCGATCGCCCGCAACCCGGGCAAGGGCCCGCTGTTCACCCCTGAACAGCGCCTCGAACTGGTTCAGGCCAACATCGCCCAATACCCGCACGTCACCGCTGTTCTCTTTGACGGCCTGCTTGTCGAGTTCGCAATCGCCCAGAAGGCCGACGCACTCATTCGTGGCCTGCGCGCGCTCTCCGACTTCGAGTTTGAGTTCAACATGGCGCTGATGAACCGCCACCTGCAGCCCAAGATCGAGACGATCTTCGTCATGCCGCACGAGCAGTACAGCTACACCAGCTCCTCACTTGTGAAACAGGTGGCTCGCTACGGCGGCGACATCGCCCATTTCGTGCCGGCCAACGTCGCCGCCGCACTCGCCACCGCCTTCCCCCTCCCCGCCTAG
- a CDS encoding phosphatidylglycerophosphatase A, whose translation MSVFKQPIWPRFLPTSWVLSCATVGPVGRMRKAPGTWGSVAGLLYFSTLFAGRMGDVGVLVLSAAGFYFSVALCGEAEFRLGERDPGKIVLDEFVAMPLCFLGWTRLAEVVPNWAVFLAGFALFRLYDIAKPFGIKKLQDLPGGWGVTVDDTAAALAACATMHLAFCAWVQFGA comes from the coding sequence ATGAGCGTATTCAAACAACCGATCTGGCCGCGGTTTCTGCCGACGAGTTGGGTGCTTTCCTGCGCGACGGTGGGTCCGGTTGGGCGCATGCGCAAGGCCCCGGGCACGTGGGGCTCGGTGGCGGGTCTGTTGTATTTTTCCACGCTGTTCGCGGGCCGCATGGGCGACGTCGGCGTGCTGGTGTTGAGCGCGGCCGGATTTTATTTCTCGGTGGCGCTGTGCGGCGAGGCCGAGTTCCGGCTCGGCGAACGCGATCCGGGCAAAATCGTGCTCGATGAGTTTGTCGCCATGCCGCTTTGCTTTCTCGGCTGGACGCGTCTTGCCGAGGTGGTGCCCAACTGGGCGGTGTTTTTGGCAGGATTTGCGCTGTTTCGGCTCTACGACATCGCCAAGCCGTTTGGGATTAAAAAACTGCAGGATTTACCTGGTGGTTGGGGGGTGACGGTGGACGATACCGCTGCGGCGCTGGCGGCCTGTGCAACGATGCATCTGGCGTTTTGCGCTTGGGTGCAGTTCGGGGCGTGA
- the purD gene encoding phosphoribosylamine--glycine ligase, translating into MSSASPASSPLPKNVLIVGAGGREHTLVKTVLASPACPRVIVAPGNAGIAAEVPVFPVAADDIAGLVALAQREKIDFVIVGPEVPLSLGLVDALAQVGIPAYGPKADGARLEASKVFTKQILLKYGIPTAACGIFTEIEPALAYLRSRRAPIVIKADGLAAGKGVIVAQTLAEAEAAAIDMLAGNKFGAAGSQILVEDCLTGEETSILVVTSGRDYVILPTSQDHKRIGDGDTGPNTGGMGTYSPADVVTPALLAQIENEIVRPSVNAIADEGIDFRGTLFIGIMLTPNGPSVLEYNTRFGDPETQVVLPRLDTDVLALLWAAALGKLAGMPVATKPGHAICVVIAAKGYPDAYAKGDAIEFPAKLPDNVQIIHAGTARNPAGQVVTAGGRVLGVTALAPTLRAAADAAYAVCEQIQCTSKVYRRDIGAKQLNRR; encoded by the coding sequence GTGTCTTCCGCGTCTCCCGCCTCCTCCCCCCTTCCTAAAAACGTACTCATCGTCGGCGCCGGTGGCCGCGAGCACACGCTGGTCAAAACCGTCCTCGCCTCCCCGGCCTGCCCGCGCGTGATCGTCGCCCCGGGCAACGCCGGCATCGCCGCCGAGGTCCCCGTTTTCCCGGTTGCCGCCGACGATATCGCCGGCCTCGTCGCGCTGGCTCAGCGCGAGAAAATCGACTTCGTCATCGTCGGCCCCGAAGTCCCGCTTTCTCTCGGCCTAGTCGATGCGTTGGCCCAAGTCGGCATACCCGCCTACGGCCCGAAGGCCGACGGCGCCCGCCTCGAAGCGTCCAAGGTATTCACCAAACAGATTCTGCTTAAGTACGGCATCCCCACGGCCGCCTGCGGGATTTTCACCGAGATCGAGCCGGCACTCGCCTACCTACGCTCGCGCCGCGCACCGATCGTCATTAAGGCCGACGGACTCGCCGCCGGCAAAGGCGTGATCGTCGCCCAAACCCTGGCCGAAGCTGAGGCCGCCGCCATCGATATGCTCGCGGGCAACAAATTCGGCGCCGCCGGCAGCCAGATCCTCGTCGAGGACTGCCTCACCGGCGAAGAGACCTCCATCCTCGTGGTCACCTCGGGCCGCGACTACGTTATCCTGCCCACCTCGCAGGACCACAAACGCATCGGTGACGGCGACACCGGCCCGAATACCGGCGGCATGGGCACCTACTCGCCCGCCGATGTCGTCACCCCCGCGCTGCTCGCCCAGATCGAAAACGAGATCGTGCGCCCCTCCGTCAACGCCATCGCCGACGAGGGCATCGATTTCCGCGGCACGCTGTTCATCGGCATCATGCTCACCCCGAACGGGCCGAGCGTACTGGAGTACAACACCCGCTTCGGTGACCCGGAGACGCAGGTCGTGCTCCCGCGCCTGGACACCGACGTGCTCGCCCTGCTCTGGGCCGCCGCCCTGGGCAAACTCGCCGGCATGCCCGTTGCAACCAAACCGGGTCACGCCATCTGCGTGGTCATCGCCGCCAAGGGTTACCCGGATGCTTACGCGAAGGGCGACGCCATCGAATTCCCGGCAAAGCTGCCGGATAACGTGCAGATTATCCACGCCGGCACAGCCAGAAACCCCGCGGGCCAGGTGGTCACCGCCGGCGGCCGGGTGCTCGGCGTCACCGCGCTCGCGCCCACCTTGCGCGCCGCCGCTGATGCGGCGTATGCCGTGTGCGAACAGATCCAGTGCACGAGCAAAGTTTACCGCCGCGACATCGGCGCCAAACAGCTTAACCGCCGATGA
- a CDS encoding gamma-glutamylcyclotransferase: MPVLFVYGTLKRGCKNHHHIADQRFLDQARTVPGYALYDLGDYPGLVADSSDTTGVTGELWEVDEAALARLDEFEGVAEGLYQRQRVELMDTVNPIQAHTYLYARDPGQRRIGTTWHDATA, translated from the coding sequence ATGCCCGTCCTTTTTGTTTACGGCACTCTCAAGCGCGGGTGCAAAAACCACCACCACATCGCCGATCAACGCTTCCTTGATCAAGCGCGCACCGTTCCCGGCTACGCACTTTACGATTTGGGCGATTACCCCGGCTTGGTGGCCGACTCCAGCGACACAACTGGCGTGACCGGTGAACTCTGGGAGGTCGACGAGGCCGCCCTCGCCCGACTGGACGAATTCGAAGGCGTGGCCGAAGGGCTCTATCAGCGGCAACGCGTGGAGTTAATGGATACCGTTAATCCCATCCAAGCGCACACCTACCTGTATGCGCGTGACCCCGGCCAGCGCCGGATCGGGACAACGTGGCACGATGCCACCGCTTGA